In Romboutsia lituseburensis, a genomic segment contains:
- a CDS encoding ABC transporter permease: MAFFIRRGVDLGGNVLKKLIQLVGVMFLLSIVVFYMSRLAPGDPLKSYYGETVERMSIHERENALDKLGLNEPIYIQYGKWVSNCSKGDFGISFKYKQPVITVIKDAYINTLILGGLGYIFTFVLALILGIFCALHEDKIIDRFICKLGTITNCIPSFWVSLVLILIFSINLGILPTSGAYSMGKENDIYNRITHLILPITVLILSHLWYYTYMIRNKLLDEVREDYVLLCKAKGLHEKSIIYKHCLRNIMPTYISIMAISVPHILGGTYIVEQVFSYPGLGSLCFESAKYHDYNMLLILSLITGILVVVSNMVAQIINNKIDPRMKHNRGENSEIAM, translated from the coding sequence GTGGCTTTTTTTATAAGAAGGGGTGTTGATTTGGGAGGGAATGTACTAAAAAAGCTAATTCAACTAGTAGGTGTAATGTTTTTACTATCTATAGTTGTATTTTATATGTCAAGATTAGCTCCTGGTGATCCATTAAAATCATATTACGGAGAAACTGTTGAAAGAATGAGTATACATGAAAGAGAAAATGCATTAGATAAGTTAGGCTTAAATGAACCTATATACATTCAATATGGTAAATGGGTATCTAACTGTTCCAAAGGTGATTTTGGAATTTCATTTAAATATAAGCAACCAGTAATAACAGTAATAAAGGATGCATATATAAATACATTGATTTTAGGTGGCCTAGGATATATCTTCACTTTTGTGTTAGCATTGATTTTAGGTATATTTTGCGCATTACACGAGGATAAGATAATAGATAGATTTATATGTAAGCTTGGAACTATAACTAATTGTATACCATCATTTTGGGTATCACTAGTATTAATATTAATTTTTAGTATTAATTTAGGAATACTACCAACTAGTGGAGCGTATTCAATGGGTAAAGAAAACGATATATATAATAGAATAACACATTTAATTTTGCCTATAACTGTTTTGATATTAAGTCATCTTTGGTATTACACATATATGATAAGAAATAAATTATTGGATGAAGTTAGAGAAGATTATGTCTTGCTTTGCAAAGCTAAAGGATTACATGAGAAATCAATAATATATAAACACTGTCTAAGGAATATAATGCCTACATACATAAGTATAATGGCAATTTCAGTACCTCATATATTAGGAGGTACATATATTGTAGAACAAGTATTTTCATATCCTGGACTAGGGTCACTTTGTTTTGAAAGTGCAAAGTACCATGATTATAATATGCTTTTAATATTAAGTTTAATAACAGGTATTTTAGTAGTAGTTTCAAATATGGTGGCTCAGATTATAAATAATAAAATCGATCCTAGAATGAAACATAATAGGGGTGAAAATAGTGAAATTGCAATGTAG
- a CDS encoding ABC transporter permease: MKLQCSDFEVVGTNYINQENVKKNIKKNKNIPYISIGILTLIVLCCFFNKQIMNHDPKYMDLINSNLSPNKEFYFGTDSMGRDIFSMIWYGGKISLFIGILSTMISTFIGISYGSISGISSELIDDIMMRFTEIILSIPSILVIIFVQAILGRSTPISISIVIGITSWMNIAKVVRSEVRQIRNSEYILAAKTMGGRYTYIIYQHLVPNFISSIMFMVVTNIGTAIGTESTLSFFGIGLPIEIISWGSMLSLAEQSLLTNQWWVILIPGIFLVTTLVCITNIGNYIRKINNKKLSNL; this comes from the coding sequence GTGAAATTGCAATGTAGTGATTTTGAAGTAGTAGGTACAAACTATATTAACCAAGAAAATGTTAAAAAAAATATTAAAAAAAATAAGAATATCCCATATATATCTATTGGAATTCTAACTTTAATAGTTTTATGTTGTTTTTTTAATAAACAGATAATGAATCATGATCCAAAGTATATGGACTTAATAAATTCAAACTTATCTCCAAATAAAGAATTTTACTTTGGAACAGATTCTATGGGAAGAGATATATTTTCAATGATATGGTATGGAGGAAAGATATCTTTATTTATAGGGATACTATCAACTATGATTTCAACATTTATAGGGATTTCATATGGAAGTATAAGTGGTATCTCATCAGAATTGATAGATGATATTATGATGAGATTTACAGAAATTATTTTAAGTATACCATCTATATTAGTAATAATATTTGTTCAAGCTATACTTGGTAGATCTACACCTATATCTATTTCAATAGTAATAGGAATTACTAGTTGGATGAACATAGCTAAGGTAGTAAGAAGTGAAGTAAGACAGATTAGAAATAGTGAATATATATTGGCAGCCAAAACTATGGGTGGTAGATATACTTATATAATCTATCAACATCTAGTTCCAAACTTTATATCATCAATAATGTTTATGGTAGTAACAAATATAGGAACAGCTATAGGAACTGAATCTACACTTAGTTTTTTTGGAATAGGACTTCCAATAGAAATTATATCATGGGGCAGCATGTTATCGTTAGCAGAACAATCATTATTGACCAATCAATGGTGGGTAATATTAATACCTGGAATATTTTTAGTAACAACATTGGTTTGTATAACAAATATAGGAAATTACATAAGAAAAATAAATAATAAAAAATTAAGTAATCTATAG
- a CDS encoding ABC transporter substrate-binding protein, with translation MKLKKLKIMSLVMILSLMAGCSASKDDSTKQSDDKSKSSDKNVLVYGSGDYTSINPALYEHGEINSLIFNGLTAHDKNNKVVPCLAESWEFDKSTNTYTFKLRNDVKWHDGKNFTAEDVKFTLETIMNPKNASEIASNYEDITKIEVADESTVKITLKAPNVAMLDYLTIGMLPKHVLEGKDITTDPYNQSPIGTGPFKLDKWDKGQSITLVKNENYFEKEPGLDKVVFKIVVDAKAKAMQLKSGELDLAQVTPKDMAIFEGNKDFNVNIMKTSDYRGIMYNFNAPLFKENRELPNALSYAIDRKAILDSVLLGHGQIAYSPLQAGPYNNPDIEKFDYNPDKTKQELEKNGWKLDSKGIYEKNGTKLSFEIVCSEGDQVRIDMANICSQQLKQVGVDAKVSVKSEIDWENQDSYLIGWGSPFDPDDHTYKVFGTDKGSNFNMYSNKNIDELLQKARETDDNNERMKYYKEFQEEMVKDMPYTFISYIDAIYVGKSNVKGITHETTLGHHGVGIFWNIADWTIE, from the coding sequence ATGAAACTGAAGAAGTTGAAAATTATGAGTTTAGTAATGATTTTGAGTTTAATGGCAGGATGTTCAGCATCTAAAGATGATTCAACAAAACAATCTGACGATAAATCAAAATCATCAGATAAAAATGTTTTAGTTTACGGAAGTGGTGATTATACAAGTATAAACCCAGCATTATATGAACATGGAGAAATAAACTCATTAATATTTAATGGCCTTACTGCCCATGATAAAAATAATAAAGTAGTTCCATGCTTAGCAGAAAGTTGGGAATTTGATAAAAGTACTAATACATATACTTTTAAATTAAGAAATGATGTAAAATGGCACGATGGAAAAAATTTCACAGCAGAAGATGTTAAATTTACATTGGAAACAATAATGAATCCTAAAAATGCTTCTGAAATAGCATCAAATTATGAAGATATAACTAAGATAGAAGTTGCAGATGAGTCAACTGTAAAGATAACTTTAAAAGCACCGAATGTAGCGATGCTTGATTATCTAACAATTGGAATGTTACCAAAACATGTACTAGAAGGTAAGGATATAACAACAGATCCATACAATCAAAGTCCTATAGGAACAGGTCCTTTTAAATTAGATAAATGGGATAAGGGTCAAAGTATAACATTAGTTAAAAATGAAAATTATTTTGAAAAAGAGCCTGGACTAGATAAAGTAGTATTTAAGATTGTAGTAGATGCAAAAGCTAAGGCAATGCAGCTTAAATCTGGAGAATTAGACTTGGCACAAGTTACACCTAAAGACATGGCTATATTTGAGGGAAATAAAGATTTTAATGTAAATATCATGAAAACTTCAGATTATAGAGGTATAATGTATAATTTTAATGCTCCTTTATTTAAAGAAAATAGAGAATTACCAAATGCATTAAGCTATGCAATAGATAGAAAAGCAATATTAGATAGTGTATTACTTGGACATGGTCAGATTGCATATTCTCCATTACAAGCTGGACCATATAATAATCCAGATATAGAAAAATTTGATTATAATCCAGATAAAACGAAACAAGAGTTAGAGAAAAATGGATGGAAGCTAGATTCAAAAGGTATATATGAGAAAAATGGGACAAAATTATCTTTTGAGATAGTGTGTAGCGAAGGCGATCAAGTAAGGATAGACATGGCTAATATTTGTTCACAACAATTAAAGCAAGTAGGTGTTGACGCTAAGGTATCAGTTAAGTCTGAAATTGATTGGGAAAATCAAGACAGTTATTTAATTGGATGGGGTAGCCCATTTGATCCGGATGATCATACATATAAAGTATTTGGAACAGACAAAGGTTCTAATTTTAATATGTACTCTAATAAGAATATTGATGAATTACTTCAAAAAGCAAGAGAAACAGATGATAATAATGAAAGAATGAAATACTATAAGGAATTCCAAGAAGAAATGGTTAAAGATATGCCGTATACATTTATATCATATATAGATGCTATATATGTTGGAAAAAGCAATGTAAAAGGTATAACTCATGAAACTACTTTAGGACATCATGGTGTAGGAATATTCTGGAACATAGCTGACTGGACAATAGAATAG
- a CDS encoding ABC transporter ATP-binding protein, giving the protein MNNILEIKNLEVSFNTEDGEVEAVRNIELKLKRGETLAIVGESGCGKSVLCKTIMRILPKNGFIKKGKISLNNYNIVDKSQKEMNSIRGKEVSMIFQDPMTSLNPTISVGKQIQESVLVHNKISKLEAKKKAIELIELVGIDNAKSRYKQYPHHFSGGMRQRIVIAIALACNPKILIADEPTTALDVTIQSQIIELIKSLQDKTGISIIFITHDLGVVAEIADRVAVMYAGKIVEVGTAEDIFYNAKHPYTRGLLNSLPDIKNDVDFLYSIPGMPPDLINPPKGDAFACRNENALKIDYFEEPPMFKISEKHSAATWLLHEKAPEFNKSRFNKSEKRVSNE; this is encoded by the coding sequence ATGAATAATATATTGGAAATAAAAAACTTAGAAGTTAGTTTTAATACAGAAGATGGAGAAGTTGAAGCTGTAAGGAATATAGAGTTAAAACTTAAAAGAGGAGAAACATTGGCAATAGTAGGTGAATCAGGATGTGGAAAATCAGTTTTATGTAAAACTATAATGAGAATATTACCTAAAAATGGTTTTATAAAAAAAGGAAAAATATCTTTAAATAATTATAATATAGTTGATAAAAGTCAAAAAGAAATGAATAGTATTAGAGGCAAAGAAGTAAGTATGATATTTCAAGATCCTATGACATCGCTTAATCCAACAATTTCTGTAGGAAAACAAATTCAGGAGTCAGTACTAGTACATAATAAAATAAGTAAATTAGAAGCGAAGAAAAAAGCAATAGAGTTAATTGAATTAGTTGGTATAGATAATGCTAAGAGTAGATACAAGCAATATCCCCATCATTTTTCAGGAGGAATGAGACAAAGGATAGTAATAGCAATAGCCCTAGCATGTAATCCAAAGATACTTATAGCTGATGAACCAACAACTGCATTAGATGTTACTATTCAATCACAAATAATTGAGTTAATTAAAAGCTTACAGGATAAAACAGGTATTTCTATCATATTTATAACACATGATTTAGGAGTAGTAGCTGAAATTGCAGATAGAGTAGCTGTTATGTATGCAGGAAAGATAGTTGAAGTAGGAACGGCGGAAGATATATTTTATAATGCGAAACATCCTTATACAAGAGGACTTTTAAACTCATTACCTGATATTAAAAATGACGTGGATTTTTTATACAGCATACCTGGTATGCCTCCAGATTTGATAAATCCTCCTAAAGGAGATGCATTTGCTTGTAGAAATGAGAATGCTTTAAAAATTGATTATTTTGAAGAGCCACCTATGTTTAAAATAAGTGAAAAACATAGTGCTGCAACTTGGTTACTTCACGAAAAAGCACCTGAATTTAATAAAAGTAGATTTAATAAATCAGAAAAGAGGGTTAGCAATGAATAA
- a CDS encoding ATP-binding cassette domain-containing protein: protein MNKEKILQIKNLKQYFKLDKKNMIRAVDDISFDIYKGEIFGLVGESGSGKSTIGRCIMNIYKPTNGKIIYRDKCITDRKVYKKEKKIINKNMQIIFQDSSSALNPRMKVGDIIAEPLKIQKIYKNKEQRHEKVKQVLQLVGLDESSINKYPSEFSGGQRQRIQIARAICIDPEFIIADEPIASLDVSIQAQIVNLFKKLKKETSSTCLFIAHDLSMIKHISDRIGVMYNGKLVELATANELYSNPIHPYTKSLLSSIPIPDPRKTKSRQKIKYSQSIHDYSKEEPEWIEVYKDHYVYLSQSEIRLFNNRLNIV, encoded by the coding sequence ATGAATAAGGAGAAAATCTTACAGATAAAAAATTTAAAACAATATTTTAAGCTGGATAAAAAAAATATGATAAGGGCTGTAGATGATATATCATTTGATATTTATAAAGGTGAAATTTTTGGATTGGTAGGGGAATCAGGATCAGGAAAATCTACTATAGGAAGGTGTATAATGAATATTTATAAACCAACTAACGGCAAGATAATATATAGAGATAAATGTATTACTGACAGAAAAGTATATAAAAAAGAAAAAAAAATTATAAATAAAAATATGCAAATAATATTTCAAGATTCTTCATCAGCTTTAAATCCAAGAATGAAAGTTGGTGATATAATAGCAGAGCCATTAAAAATACAAAAAATTTATAAAAATAAAGAACAAAGACATGAAAAAGTAAAACAGGTTTTACAATTAGTAGGATTAGATGAAAGTAGTATAAATAAATATCCAAGTGAATTTTCAGGTGGTCAGCGACAAAGAATACAAATAGCTAGAGCAATTTGTATAGATCCAGAATTTATAATAGCAGATGAACCAATTGCATCTCTTGATGTTTCTATTCAAGCTCAGATAGTAAATTTATTTAAAAAATTAAAAAAAGAAACAAGTTCAACTTGCCTATTCATAGCTCATGATTTATCCATGATTAAACATATAAGTGACAGAATCGGTGTAATGTATAATGGCAAATTAGTAGAGTTAGCTACAGCAAATGAGTTATATAGTAATCCTATACACCCATATACAAAGTCGTTATTATCATCAATACCAATACCAGACCCTAGAAAAACAAAGTCTAGACAAAAGATTAAGTATAGTCAATCAATACATGATTACTCTAAAGAAGAGCCAGAATGGATAGAAGTATATAAAGATCATTATGTATATTTATCACAAAGTGAAATTCGATTATTTAATAATAGGTTAAATATAGTATAA
- a CDS encoding FecCD family ABC transporter permease, translating into MEKEIHIQCEKKSIIQSMPIYIITSLVLIAILLLSIGVSVTIGSVDISIKEVYEIIFNKLFNLNIVIDPAVNDVVWLIRLPRIILSIGVGIGLSVVGIVMQAIVKNPLADPYILGVSSGASLGATVAVMFGVGSIFGTNAIGVCGFIGAFIISMLVLLISNIGGRSNSIKLLLAGMALSSVCSAFSSFIVYFANNAEGMQSITFWLMGSLAGADWNEIQFILPTILLGTVFFITQYRTLNLMLLGDEVSITLGTDLHKYRHLYLIVTSLMIGTLVYASGMIGFVGLVIPHMVRMIFGTDHKKIIPIGAILGAIFLIWADVLSRTIIKGTEIPIGILISMIGAPCFIWLMVKKTYGFGGKN; encoded by the coding sequence ATGGAGAAAGAGATACATATACAATGTGAGAAGAAAAGCATAATACAATCAATGCCGATTTATATTATTACATCATTAGTACTAATAGCAATTCTACTTTTATCTATAGGGGTATCTGTTACTATAGGATCTGTAGATATAAGTATAAAAGAAGTCTATGAGATTATATTTAATAAATTATTTAATCTAAATATAGTTATAGATCCAGCGGTAAATGATGTTGTATGGTTGATTAGATTACCAAGAATTATTTTATCTATAGGGGTAGGAATCGGACTATCAGTTGTAGGAATAGTAATGCAAGCTATAGTTAAAAACCCATTGGCAGACCCTTATATATTAGGTGTATCATCAGGCGCATCTTTAGGTGCGACAGTTGCAGTTATGTTTGGAGTCGGTAGTATATTTGGAACAAATGCAATAGGTGTTTGTGGATTTATAGGTGCATTTATTATATCTATGCTTGTATTATTAATATCTAATATAGGTGGAAGGTCAAATTCAATAAAACTTCTTTTGGCTGGAATGGCATTGAGCTCTGTTTGTAGTGCATTTTCTAGTTTTATTGTATATTTTGCAAATAATGCTGAGGGAATGCAAAGCATAACGTTTTGGCTAATGGGAAGCTTAGCAGGAGCTGATTGGAACGAAATACAATTCATATTACCTACTATTTTATTAGGAACCGTATTTTTCATAACACAATATAGAACTTTAAATTTAATGTTACTAGGAGATGAAGTCTCAATAACATTAGGTACAGATTTACATAAATATAGACATTTATATTTAATAGTAACCTCTTTAATGATAGGTACATTAGTATATGCATCAGGTATGATTGGATTTGTTGGTTTAGTAATACCACACATGGTAAGAATGATTTTTGGAACAGATCATAAAAAGATAATACCAATAGGAGCTATATTAGGAGCTATATTTTTAATATGGGCAGACGTACTATCTAGAACTATTATAAAAGGAACGGAGATACCTATAGGAATATTAATATCAATGATAGGGGCACCATGTTTTATTTGGTTAATGGTTAAAAAGACGTATGGATTTGGAGGCAAAAACTAA
- a CDS encoding ABC transporter ATP-binding protein, giving the protein MNIKTENIYVKIGNKHILKGIDIDVNKKEFIGIIGPNGSGKSTFLKCIYRNLKPTSGVINLDKIDINKLTVKETAKKISVVSQHNHYNFDFSVEDIVLMGRAPHKKMMERDSLKDYEIVDKALEKVNMEDFKKRSFTTLSGGEQQRIILARALAQQTECLILDEPTNHLDIKYQLQLMNIVKQLNIEVIAAIHDLNIAAMYCDKIYVLKDGEIVAYGKPNEILTKELIKNVYEVDATITKNNENNTINIAYSPYI; this is encoded by the coding sequence ATGAATATAAAAACTGAAAATATTTATGTAAAAATTGGTAATAAGCATATATTAAAGGGTATAGATATAGATGTAAATAAAAAAGAATTTATTGGAATAATAGGGCCTAATGGAAGCGGAAAATCAACTTTTCTAAAATGTATATATAGGAACTTAAAGCCTACAAGTGGAGTTATTAATTTAGATAAAATTGATATAAATAAATTAACTGTAAAAGAAACTGCTAAAAAAATTAGCGTAGTATCACAACATAATCATTATAACTTTGATTTTAGTGTTGAGGATATTGTACTTATGGGAAGAGCACCTCATAAAAAAATGATGGAGAGAGATAGCTTAAAGGATTATGAAATTGTAGACAAAGCTTTGGAAAAAGTTAATATGGAAGATTTTAAAAAAAGAAGTTTTACAACTCTATCAGGAGGAGAACAACAAAGGATTATATTAGCTAGAGCTTTAGCTCAACAAACGGAATGTTTAATATTAGATGAACCAACTAATCATTTAGACATAAAGTATCAGCTACAATTAATGAATATAGTAAAGCAGTTAAATATAGAGGTAATAGCGGCAATACATGACTTAAACATAGCAGCAATGTATTGTGATAAAATTTATGTATTAAAAGATGGCGAAATTGTAGCGTATGGAAAACCAAATGAAATATTAACAAAAGAGTTAATAAAAAATGTTTATGAAGTAGATGCTACTATAACAAAAAATAATGAAAATAACACCATAAATATAGCATATAGCCCATATATTTAA
- a CDS encoding PIG-L family deacetylase: MIKKNKLIYGIVFLLIVLGLMDTVVKKSTKEDLIKGENQRSFKEHVVFYPQHQDDEVLWGGSAIVEAIKQCGKDNVYVVLVSDGSGVNVFNNHKYKDLTRKEKEALRNVEFKAALKHLGIKEKNIIILADIDNHEGTHFDLMEKVALNFEKKFVSVTHVSHCYKLDNHPMHRQNGKVIHKLYEEGKLKDVMYFLKPKYAEKVDPNKKTTYVVINDKEYNKIKNACKEYQLKNNKDHRYGIGYTSAHSYFDELLLNPKLTSTLYEENK, from the coding sequence ATGATAAAAAAAAATAAATTAATCTATGGTATTGTTTTTTTATTGATAGTACTTGGATTGATGGATACAGTAGTTAAAAAATCAACTAAAGAAGATTTAATTAAAGGTGAGAATCAAAGAAGTTTTAAAGAACATGTTGTATTTTATCCACAACATCAAGATGATGAAGTTTTATGGGGTGGTAGTGCAATAGTTGAAGCCATTAAACAGTGTGGAAAAGATAATGTCTATGTGGTATTAGTATCAGATGGGTCTGGTGTAAATGTTTTTAATAACCATAAGTATAAAGATTTAACTAGAAAAGAAAAAGAAGCATTAAGAAACGTAGAATTCAAAGCAGCATTAAAACATCTAGGTATAAAAGAAAAAAATATAATAATACTAGCGGATATTGATAATCATGAAGGTACTCATTTTGACCTTATGGAAAAAGTAGCTTTAAATTTTGAAAAGAAATTTGTAAGCGTGACACATGTATCGCATTGCTATAAATTAGATAACCATCCTATGCATAGGCAAAATGGAAAAGTCATACATAAACTATATGAAGAAGGTAAGTTAAAGGATGTAATGTACTTTTTAAAACCTAAATATGCTGAAAAAGTGGATCCGAATAAAAAAACTACGTATGTAGTAATTAATGATAAAGAATATAATAAAATAAAAAATGCATGTAAAGAATATCAATTAAAAAATAATAAAGATCATCGATATGGCATAGGTTATACTTCTGCACATAGCTATTTTGATGAATTATTACTAAATCCAAAGTTAACATCAACATTGTACGAAGAGAATAAGTAA
- a CDS encoding NfeD family protein, with protein sequence MKLLWLIVAIIFAIAEAMTPSLTLIWFSIGALILIFLSTFIKSILIQVILFGIISVTLLIVATKIIVKKDENHQYDTNLQAIVKKSGVVRKDILPNETGIVVVENEEWSAISVNNEAILENTEVEILKIEGVKLIVSKK encoded by the coding sequence ATGAAGCTATTATGGCTAATAGTAGCTATTATATTTGCAATAGCAGAAGCTATGACACCGAGTTTGACGTTGATTTGGTTTAGTATAGGTGCCTTGATATTAATATTCTTAAGTACTTTTATTAAAAGTATTTTAATCCAAGTAATATTATTTGGAATAATATCAGTAACATTACTTATAGTAGCAACAAAAATTATAGTAAAGAAAGATGAAAATCATCAATATGATACTAATTTACAAGCTATAGTAAAGAAAAGCGGTGTTGTAAGAAAAGACATTCTTCCGAATGAAACTGGAATAGTTGTAGTTGAAAATGAAGAATGGAGTGCTATATCTGTAAATAATGAAGCAATATTAGAAAATACAGAAGTAGAAATATTAAAAATAGAAGGTGTAAAATTAATAGTAAGTAAAAAATAA
- a CDS encoding SPFH domain-containing protein: MELSSIVGLALPIVIIIVAVIIGLSCVKVIKQSRVGIIMRLGKFRKVADTGVHFLVPFIDQMSYVIDLRENVVDFPPQPVITKDNVTMQIDTVVYYRVTDPVRYVFEIADPITAIENLTATTLRNLIGELDLDETLTSRDVINTKMRSILDEATDKWGIKVNRVELKNIMPPHDIQVAMEKQMRAERERRESILQAEGNKSSSILQAEGEKQSAILRAEAKKEAMIREAEGQKESSILKSQGEAEAIRQIAIAKAEGEAEVILRVQQATAKGLREVFLAMKESEVDENMLALKSMEALEKVAQGNATKLVLPSEAVNLLGTFKGIKEVLSDDK; the protein is encoded by the coding sequence ATGGAATTATCATCAATCGTAGGATTAGCACTGCCAATAGTAATTATAATAGTAGCAGTGATAATAGGATTATCTTGTGTAAAAGTAATCAAACAATCTAGAGTAGGTATAATAATGAGACTTGGAAAGTTTAGAAAGGTAGCTGATACTGGAGTTCATTTTTTAGTACCATTTATTGATCAAATGAGTTATGTTATAGACTTGAGAGAAAATGTAGTTGATTTTCCACCTCAACCAGTTATAACTAAAGATAACGTAACTATGCAAATAGATACAGTTGTTTACTATAGAGTAACTGATCCTGTAAGATACGTATTTGAAATAGCAGATCCTATTACAGCTATAGAAAATTTAACAGCAACAACATTAAGAAACTTAATTGGAGAACTTGATTTAGATGAAACATTAACATCTAGAGATGTAATAAATACTAAGATGAGATCAATATTAGATGAAGCTACAGATAAATGGGGTATAAAGGTAAACAGAGTTGAGTTAAAGAATATAATGCCTCCTCATGATATTCAAGTAGCTATGGAAAAACAAATGAGAGCTGAAAGGGAAAGAAGAGAATCTATACTTCAAGCAGAAGGTAATAAATCATCATCTATATTACAAGCAGAAGGTGAGAAACAATCTGCAATATTAAGAGCCGAGGCAAAAAAAGAAGCTATGATTCGTGAAGCTGAAGGACAAAAAGAATCTTCTATACTTAAATCACAAGGTGAGGCCGAAGCTATAAGACAGATAGCAATAGCTAAAGCAGAAGGGGAAGCAGAAGTTATATTAAGAGTTCAGCAAGCTACAGCTAAAGGTCTTAGAGAAGTATTCTTAGCTATGAAAGAATCAGAAGTTGATGAAAATATGTTAGCTTTAAAATCAATGGAAGCCTTAGAAAAAGTTGCTCAAGGAAATGCGACTAAATTAGTTTTACCATCAGAAGCTGTAAATTTATTAGGAACTTTCAAAGGAATAAAAGAAGTATTAAGCGATGATAAATAA